In Streptomyces sp. NBC_00683, the DNA window ATGCCGTTGTGGATCACGGACCAGTGGGCGGCGAGGCCCGCGGTCTCGCCCGCGCGGCGTTCGGATTCGCTGACACAGAGGATGCGGTCGCTCCACCGTGCCCCGAACCGCTCCCACCGCACGGCCAGCCGGGCGGTCCGGCCCTCCACCGCATCGAACGACCAGGCGTGGGGCTGGAACACCGTCGGCACCCGGCCCCGGACGGCCAGCCGGCCGGCGAGGCCGGCCTTCGCGCTGTGGGCGTGGATCACGTCGGGCGCGTACGCGCTGATCAGACGGCTCGCGGTGACGATCTCCCGGCCCAGCCCCGGCCCCGGGGCACGTTCGGCCGGCCAGGCACACACCCGGGCCCCGGCCACGGCCGCCCCGGACGCCAGCGAACCGCCCGGCGGGCAGGCCACGACAGGCCGCAGCCCTGCCCGGACCTGTGCGGCGACGAGGTCGGTCACGACCCGTGCGACTCCACCCTCCACCGGCTGGACCAAATGAAGGACCGTCAGTTGTCTTTCCTCGGTGCAACTCTTCTGCAGCACGCACGGCTCTCTTCTCACATGCCCCCGACGAGCCGGTTCGGGTAAGTACCGGCGAATGGAATATGGCGGCGGAGATAAGTGGGTAAAACCGAAATGCACTGTGACAGACAGTGTGTAGGAAAACGCGCATGACTCGCGCACCGGGCGATGCGGATTGGCTCCGGTCAGGGGTGCTGACGCCGTATTAATGAATGCTGCGGCGTGTCAGACCCCCGCATCTTCCGCTGTTCGGGGCGGTGACCCATGATGGCAATGCCGTGCGTTTTCCTCTTGCGTTCGGCCGATCGTGGAAGCCGCCAACTCGTCATGGAATTCGAGATACCGGAATCCTCTGATCCTGAAGTTCCGCCACCGGATGCCGAGTTGCGCGAGGCGAATTGCGGCCCTCGGTGCACGCGGCCGACGGGGGCCTCCCGGCCCTGCCCGTCCCGCCGTGTTCTGCGCGGGAACCGGCCAATCGTCGTGAAGGACCCCGGGCGGGCACCGCGCTCCGGATGTACTGCTGTCGGGCCGCGGGTACCCGTGGGTGCGGCCGACGGGGCAGTATCGGGTACAACTCGTGATGATCGTCCGCCCCGTGATGGTGGTCCGGGCCGTGGGCGCACCGACGAAGACAGAGGAGAACCGATGGTTCACGAACGGGCCGGTCAGCCGGCGCAGCCCGGAGACCTGGTGGACGTGGCGCGTCTGGTGACGGCCTATTACACCGTTCACCCCGACCCCGCGGAACCCGGCCAGCGCGTCGCGTTCGGTACCTCCGGGCACCGGGGCTCGGCCCTGGCCGCAGCCTTCAACGAGGACCACATCGCCGCCACGACCCAGGCGATCTGCGACTACCGGGCCCGTCAGGGCACCGACGGGCCGCTGTTCCTCGGCGCCGACACCCATGCGCTGTCCGAACCGGCGCGGGTGACCGCCCTGGAGGTGCTGGCCGCCAACGGGGCCACCGTACTGATCGACAGCGACGACGGCTACACCCCCACCCCCGCCGTGTCGCACGCCATCCTGACGTACAACCAGGACCGCGGCAGCGGTCTCGCCGACGGCATCGTGGTCACCCCGTCGCACAACCCGCCGGCCGACGGCGGCTACAAGTACAACCCCCCGCACGGCGGGCCGGCCGGCTCGGACGCCACCTCCTGGATCCAGGACCGGGCCAACACCCTGATCGAGGGCGGGCTGAAGGAGGTCCGGCGGATCCCGTACGCCCGGGCACTCGCCGCCGACACCACGGGGCGGCACGACTTCCTCACCGCGTACGTCGACGACCTCCCGGCCGTCCTGGACCTGGACGCCGTACGCGACGCGGGGATCCGGATCGGTGCGGACCCGCTCGGCGGCGCCTCGGTCGCCTACTGGGGCCGGATCGCCGAACGCCACCGGCTCGACCTCACCGTGGTCAACCCGCTCGCCGATCCCACCTGGCGTTTCATGACGCTGGACTGGGACGGGAAGATCCGGATGGACTGCTCCTCGCCGTACGCGATGGCGTCGCTGATCGAGCAGCGCGACGCGTTCACCATCTCCACCGGCAACGACGCGGACGCCGACCGGCACGGCATCGTCACCCCCGACGGCGGCCTGATGAACCCCA includes these proteins:
- the pgm gene encoding phosphoglucomutase (alpha-D-glucose-1,6-bisphosphate-dependent), producing MVHERAGQPAQPGDLVDVARLVTAYYTVHPDPAEPGQRVAFGTSGHRGSALAAAFNEDHIAATTQAICDYRARQGTDGPLFLGADTHALSEPARVTALEVLAANGATVLIDSDDGYTPTPAVSHAILTYNQDRGSGLADGIVVTPSHNPPADGGYKYNPPHGGPAGSDATSWIQDRANTLIEGGLKEVRRIPYARALAADTTGRHDFLTAYVDDLPAVLDLDAVRDAGIRIGADPLGGASVAYWGRIAERHRLDLTVVNPLADPTWRFMTLDWDGKIRMDCSSPYAMASLIEQRDAFTISTGNDADADRHGIVTPDGGLMNPNHYLAVAIRYLYSHRDSWPAGTGIGKTLVSSSMIDRVAADLGRPLVEVPVGFKWFVDGLFGGTLGFGGEESAGASFLRRDGRVWTTDKDGILLALLASEITAVTGSTPSQHYGELTARFGDPAYARVDAPATREEKAVLARLSPDQVTADTLAGEPITAVLTEAPGNGAAIGGLKVCTDSAWFAARPSGTEDVYKVYAESFQGAGHLARVQDEARTLVAEALGGTG